The Roseicyclus marinus genome has a segment encoding these proteins:
- a CDS encoding winged helix DNA-binding protein: MSVHAPPAATRTGFLSAYLDSLAMVERLHRLLLDVIKDEFERLGILDINAVQALLLFNIGEHEVTAGELKTRGYYQGSNVSYNLKKLVDMGYMHHQRCEIDRRSVRVRLTERGRHIREVVALLFARHAEGLERHGVLGIDGLDRVNHSLKRIERYWTDQIRYIY, translated from the coding sequence AGCGTGCATGCCCCCCCCGCGGCGACCCGGACAGGGTTCCTGTCCGCCTATCTCGATTCGCTGGCCATGGTCGAACGGCTGCACCGGCTCTTGCTCGATGTCATCAAGGATGAATTCGAGCGCCTGGGCATTCTGGACATCAATGCCGTGCAGGCGCTCTTGCTGTTCAACATCGGCGAACACGAGGTGACGGCGGGCGAATTGAAGACGCGCGGCTATTACCAGGGCTCGAACGTCAGCTACAACCTGAAGAAGCTCGTGGACATGGGCTACATGCACCATCAACGCTGCGAGATCGACCGCCGGTCTGTCAGGGTGCGCCTGACCGAGCGGGGGCGCCATATCCGGGAGGTGGTGGCGCTGTTGTTCGCGCGCCATGCGGAGGGGTTGGAACGCCACGGCGTGCTGGGGATCGACGGTCTGGACCGGGTGAACCATTCGCTCAAGCGGATCGAACGGTATTGGACGGATCAGATCCGGTACATCTACTAG